Proteins from a genomic interval of Spirochaetota bacterium:
- a CDS encoding amidohydrolase, whose translation MSDVFRTMLRGVGITGGAGEELAEWSARTTLDTMDRCGISASVLSYTISGIVIEDLQFFRRLSRASNEYLAELIQKYPGRFGGFALLPLPDIDATLKEIEYAMDVLKLDGVGMHSNMGGIYPGDSRFDPVFDELNRRKAVIHLHPTDIPGNHELRPQWPPYIVEFMFETTRAVSNLIFSGAMERYPDLSIILSHAGGAAPYLALRLWTGEFTIDGLQGRAPKGVLDYLGRFYYDTAMASSPVTFGALLKAVDTGRVLFGSDYPYMPDIAIAGYMDEINKYPDFSAQTRNNIYGDTALGLFPRLQKTPNAGGGIS comes from the coding sequence GTGTCAGATGTTTTCCGGACGATGCTCCGGGGCGTCGGGATCACCGGGGGAGCCGGCGAGGAGCTCGCCGAATGGAGCGCCCGGACGACGCTGGATACGATGGATCGGTGCGGTATTTCCGCTTCGGTTCTATCCTATACGATCAGCGGCATCGTCATCGAGGACCTTCAGTTTTTTCGCCGGCTCAGCCGCGCCTCGAATGAGTACCTTGCGGAACTGATTCAGAAGTATCCCGGCAGATTCGGGGGCTTTGCGTTACTGCCGCTCCCCGACATCGATGCGACTTTGAAAGAAATCGAATACGCAATGGACGTTCTCAAGCTGGACGGCGTCGGAATGCACAGCAATATGGGCGGGATTTATCCCGGTGATTCCCGCTTCGATCCGGTGTTCGATGAGCTTAATAGAAGAAAGGCCGTTATTCACCTGCATCCGACGGATATTCCGGGAAACCATGAGCTTCGACCCCAATGGCCTCCCTATATCGTGGAATTCATGTTCGAGACCACACGCGCCGTCTCCAATCTTATTTTCAGCGGCGCGATGGAGCGATATCCCGATCTCTCGATAATACTCTCCCATGCGGGCGGTGCGGCGCCCTATCTCGCGCTTCGCCTTTGGACGGGGGAATTCACCATCGATGGACTCCAGGGCCGGGCCCCTAAAGGGGTGCTCGATTATCTGGGACGATTTTACTACGATACTGCCATGGCGTCCAGTCCCGTGACATTCGGGGCACTGCTAAAAGCGGTGGACACGGGCAGGGTGTTATTCGGTTCCGATTATCCCTACATGCCGGACATCGCTATCGCAGGATACATGGACGAGATAAACAAATATCCGGATTTCAGCGCCCAAACCAGAAACAATATCTACGGCGATACCGCTCTCGGGCTTTTTCCGCGGCTGCAAAAAACACCGAACGCCGGCGGGGGCATCTCATGA
- a CDS encoding ATP-dependent acyl-CoA ligase — protein MTRVIDDLPIFKCLGVKDLDPGKEAFIFVNDDGSDERISYGDIYSNTNRMSRILLKAGIGKGDTFALMMRNHAEFLYSLFAALSIGAIAVPIDPRSKGKKLSFQLMNTKTRGIVVSDEFMESLEEIGQDIHFMPVLGVVYKPEHRIPLSNSHPDLKELFSAESGDPPDGLVELNLKAPVQIIHTSGTTGDPKGVVLRADRFMTYALMAEFIWRYRSDDILYTGLSLTHGNAQSVTIFTAMAKKIPAVISERFTKSRIWDVCRKYGCTSFSLLGGMMSGIYNEPRRPNDGDNPVRTVISAGTPRAIWEDFQTRFGVSIHEWYGTVEGGLAHNPPGEGPVGSFGKPPEAFIEMKAVDEDDNEVLPNTRGELVSRMKSSATEVSYYGKEKESKEKTRGGWLRSGDICHRDENGYFYFDFRKGGGLRRQGDFIQPDYIEKIIGEHEGVSEVCVYGIPAESGAPGESDIVAAVAPFGDKKPDVAGIRQLCHSKLEKNSVPSFLQIVEEIPKTVTEKALDRLLRDAFRPDAPNVYKL, from the coding sequence ATGACACGTGTAATCGACGATTTGCCCATCTTCAAGTGTCTCGGCGTCAAAGACCTCGACCCGGGGAAGGAAGCTTTTATCTTCGTCAACGATGACGGCAGCGATGAGCGCATCTCCTATGGCGATATCTATTCGAACACGAACCGGATGTCCCGCATCCTATTGAAGGCGGGCATCGGCAAGGGCGATACCTTCGCTCTCATGATGCGCAACCACGCGGAGTTTCTCTATTCCCTCTTCGCGGCGCTTTCGATCGGCGCCATCGCGGTGCCCATTGATCCGCGCTCGAAAGGCAAGAAGCTCTCTTTTCAGCTTATGAATACGAAAACGAGGGGAATAGTGGTGTCCGACGAGTTTATGGAGAGCCTGGAGGAGATCGGACAGGATATTCATTTCATGCCCGTCCTGGGCGTCGTCTACAAACCGGAACATCGGATTCCCTTATCAAACAGCCATCCGGATTTAAAGGAACTATTCTCGGCGGAGAGTGGTGATCCGCCCGATGGATTGGTGGAGTTGAACCTCAAAGCGCCTGTTCAGATCATACATACATCCGGTACAACCGGCGATCCCAAGGGCGTTGTGCTCAGGGCCGATCGCTTCATGACCTATGCGCTCATGGCTGAATTCATCTGGCGGTATCGGTCCGATGACATCCTTTATACGGGCCTCTCGCTGACCCATGGAAACGCCCAATCGGTTACCATATTCACCGCCATGGCGAAGAAGATCCCGGCGGTCATCAGCGAACGGTTCACCAAGAGCAGAATATGGGACGTGTGCCGAAAATACGGCTGCACCTCGTTTTCCCTGCTGGGCGGCATGATGTCGGGAATTTACAACGAACCGCGGCGGCCGAATGACGGGGACAACCCGGTGCGGACGGTTATCAGCGCCGGCACGCCCCGCGCCATCTGGGAGGATTTTCAGACCAGGTTCGGCGTCAGCATTCACGAGTGGTACGGCACTGTCGAGGGCGGCCTGGCCCATAATCCCCCCGGCGAGGGACCGGTCGGCTCCTTTGGAAAACCGCCGGAGGCTTTCATCGAAATGAAGGCGGTTGACGAGGACGATAACGAAGTCCTTCCGAACACGCGCGGGGAGCTGGTATCGCGAATGAAATCCTCGGCCACCGAGGTGAGTTACTACGGCAAGGAAAAGGAATCGAAGGAAAAAACCAGGGGCGGATGGCTGCGCAGCGGCGATATCTGTCACCGCGACGAGAATGGTTATTTTTATTTCGATTTCAGGAAGGGGGGCGGGCTGCGCCGGCAGGGTGATTTTATCCAGCCGGACTATATCGAGAAGATAATCGGCGAGCATGAAGGCGTTTCGGAGGTATGCGTGTACGGTATTCCCGCGGAATCAGGGGCGCCGGGGGAGAGTGATATCGTGGCGGCGGTCGCCCCATTCGGAGACAAGAAGCCGGACGTTGCCGGAATCAGGCAGTTGTGTCATTCAAAACTCGAAAAAAACTCGGTTCCGTCATTTCTGCAGATCGTCGAGGAGATCCCCAAGACGGTGACGGAGAAGGCACTGGACAGGCTGCTCAGGGATGCCTTTCGTCCCGACGCGCCCAACGTCTATAAACTTTGA
- a CDS encoding nitroreductase family protein: MNEKYAQGMKTGDDAPARSVIENITSRFSCRWFLDAPVPRDVVETMLDAANCAPSPMNTQPWEFIVLTGKALQEYRLKVTEWLQNPVLNDDAAHSGEKALYPEAGIYTTLPEDLVARKRLHIKRLSAKVEAIGLKLKDVYNLTFSCHNAPVVIIITGCSVRRDRHGMEIHQAVAASIQNMLLAANALGYGTCWIGDILRFSRQLHEYLQIPSGREVVAAVTVGCPPENALAGRIPRETLEGKVQWRGYE; the protein is encoded by the coding sequence ATGAATGAAAAATACGCCCAAGGCATGAAAACCGGAGATGACGCGCCGGCGCGGAGCGTTATCGAAAACATCACATCGCGCTTCAGCTGCAGGTGGTTTCTTGACGCGCCCGTTCCGCGCGATGTGGTAGAGACGATGCTCGACGCCGCTAATTGCGCCCCGTCGCCCATGAACACCCAGCCCTGGGAGTTCATCGTGCTCACGGGGAAAGCCCTTCAGGAGTATCGCCTTAAAGTAACCGAATGGCTACAAAACCCGGTCCTGAATGACGACGCCGCCCACAGCGGGGAGAAGGCGCTCTACCCCGAGGCCGGGATATACACTACGCTTCCCGAAGATCTTGTAGCCCGAAAGCGGCTGCACATTAAACGGCTTTCCGCGAAGGTGGAAGCGATTGGGTTGAAGCTCAAGGATGTTTACAATCTCACATTCTCCTGCCACAACGCGCCTGTCGTCATCATAATAACCGGGTGCTCGGTACGCAGGGACCGGCACGGCATGGAGATCCACCAGGCGGTCGCGGCATCGATACAAAACATGCTGCTTGCGGCCAATGCGCTCGGGTACGGCACCTGCTGGATTGGCGATATATTACGGTTCAGCCGGCAGCTTCACGAATATCTGCAGATACCCTCCGGCAGGGAGGTCGTTGCCGCCGTAACGGTGGGATGCCCTCCGGAAAACGCCCTCGCAGGGCGCATACCGAGAGAGACCCTTGAGGGAAAGGTGCAATGGAGAGGGTATGAATAG
- a CDS encoding PAS domain S-box protein, with protein MFILSDYVRPIPRNLIDRKNVSQYRCNTVATVIQHINNNGTIAMNDEKDNPALIDWRMRYQNLLDSLNIGFALVDMNDNFVEVNETLLRLTGAKREQIIGRNNRDFYDAENLEKMQNLGLALQKYGKYQFEFFIPTAGGETIPVLFNSSLNYDRAGQPESINVMITDIREQKKIQKELEKVNAALSANTDTLEKEKMKLEAILFGIGDCVSIYNPDGILVIRNPQGTHILAGQSDPLLPLKPGNSRELALDVDSEGRYYLCRIEEIKDNQGLPFAYVEILKDITDIKKLEQREQELFRMKREMRRELMNEEMIGFSPQMQKVFDLVLRCAEVDSTVLILGETGVGKEIAARAIHNQSGRKDKPFVAVNCGALPESLLESEIFGHVKGAFTGAISERQGLFREANGGTLFLDEVGDIPEPLQVKLLRVLQEREVRPVGGNRTYPVDVRVIAATNKNLQELIGRNQFRHDLYYRIAVIPLTIPPLRERPEDILPLARHLIQKHRKAGKPSRIGIEKAVQLLLLNYPWPGNIRELENAIEHALAMFSGPSITIDDLPVQVVLNNPDTNNPAKSVNPAASTRERDKAAIIEALNRSNWNQVLAAKELGISRTTLWRKITMYNVKPI; from the coding sequence ATGTTTATTTTAAGCGATTATGTCCGTCCGATTCCCCGAAATTTAATTGACAGAAAGAATGTTTCACAGTACCGGTGTAACACTGTTGCAACAGTGATTCAACACATCAACAACAATGGAACAATCGCCATGAATGATGAAAAGGACAACCCCGCGCTTATCGACTGGAGAATGCGATATCAGAATCTGCTTGATTCCCTGAATATTGGATTCGCCCTGGTGGACATGAACGACAATTTTGTCGAGGTCAATGAGACCCTCCTGCGGCTTACCGGCGCGAAGCGGGAACAGATAATCGGGCGGAACAACAGGGATTTTTACGACGCGGAAAATCTCGAAAAGATGCAAAATCTCGGCTTAGCGCTTCAGAAATACGGGAAGTACCAGTTTGAATTTTTCATCCCTACGGCGGGCGGCGAAACTATTCCCGTGCTTTTCAACTCATCCCTGAACTATGACCGGGCGGGACAGCCCGAATCGATAAATGTAATGATCACCGATATACGGGAGCAGAAGAAAATTCAAAAGGAGCTTGAAAAGGTCAACGCCGCCCTGAGCGCCAACACCGATACCCTGGAAAAGGAAAAGATGAAACTCGAGGCCATACTTTTCGGCATCGGTGACTGTGTTTCCATCTACAATCCCGATGGAATCCTCGTTATTCGTAATCCGCAGGGTACGCACATCCTTGCCGGTCAGAGCGATCCCCTCCTTCCCCTGAAACCCGGAAACAGCAGGGAGCTGGCCCTGGATGTCGACTCCGAGGGTCGCTACTATCTTTGTCGAATCGAAGAGATAAAAGACAACCAGGGACTGCCGTTCGCATACGTCGAAATCCTGAAGGATATCACCGATATAAAAAAACTTGAGCAACGCGAGCAGGAGTTATTCAGGATGAAACGCGAAATGCGGCGCGAGCTCATGAACGAAGAGATGATAGGTTTTAGCCCTCAAATGCAGAAGGTTTTCGATTTAGTACTCCGCTGCGCGGAGGTTGATTCAACCGTGCTGATACTGGGAGAAACAGGCGTAGGAAAGGAAATAGCGGCGAGGGCAATTCATAACCAGAGCGGCAGGAAGGATAAGCCGTTCGTGGCGGTGAATTGCGGTGCGTTGCCGGAGTCTTTACTTGAATCGGAAATTTTCGGCCATGTAAAGGGAGCCTTCACCGGTGCGATCTCGGAACGGCAGGGCCTGTTCCGTGAGGCAAACGGAGGCACCCTGTTCCTTGATGAGGTGGGAGATATCCCGGAACCGCTGCAGGTGAAGCTCCTGCGGGTATTACAGGAAAGGGAGGTACGTCCCGTCGGGGGCAATAGGACGTATCCGGTGGATGTCCGCGTTATCGCCGCGACCAACAAAAACCTGCAGGAACTGATCGGCCGTAACCAATTCCGCCATGATCTGTATTACCGCATCGCCGTTATTCCTCTCACTATCCCGCCGCTGAGGGAGCGCCCCGAGGACATCCTTCCCCTTGCGCGGCATTTAATACAGAAACACCGGAAGGCCGGCAAGCCCTCCAGGATCGGGATCGAGAAGGCCGTTCAACTGCTCCTGCTCAACTACCCGTGGCCGGGTAATATCAGGGAGCTGGAAAACGCAATCGAGCACGCGCTGGCAATGTTTTCCGGGCCATCGATCACCATCGATGATTTGCCGGTTCAGGTTGTTCTTAACAACCCTGACACGAATAACCCGGCAAAAAGCGTTAATCCGGCCGCATCCACAAGAGAACGCGATAAGGCCGCCATCATTGAGGCCCTCAACCGGTCGAACTGGAACCAGGTACTCGCGGCCAAAGAACTGGGTATCTCGAGGACAACCCTGTGGAGAAAAATTACCATGTACAATGTAAAACCGATTTAG
- a CDS encoding aminopeptidase P family protein — MKQGVQWPNIPYEEYRSRIDLAKKKLTEQKIDAMILFSPLNWWYYGGFTDPAQMHNLAWRTVLIVCQDRDPIAIADTNFIWTFAHISWVEDVRYHFSQKHPAYTGIRSGEEFYPVLFDALKSAGLDKKTIGLETGAEIATYLSIDEYQMIKEKLPQAKIVNADPVIWSQRMIKTPYEQEIIREGCRRACVCVREAFETIRPGALEKDVHRAFWRKALELDMIESPNHSTWLCFSSNPNESLGGHRWITPAVDRVIKTGDCGHSDCGPTYKMYEMDFQRAFCVGEPPAKTLEYYRIGKEAYYETIDAMKPGVRIGELYDISVRALEKRGFPHGHTISFIGHGEGLANHEPPWIMSAENTIVQPGMVLAVEIGCFDPDGVFFGGMLEDLWLITGTGSENLTRHFTDELYVAEAR; from the coding sequence ATGAAACAGGGTGTCCAGTGGCCGAACATACCGTACGAAGAGTACAGGTCGAGAATCGATCTTGCGAAGAAGAAGCTCACGGAACAAAAGATCGACGCGATGATTCTTTTCTCGCCGCTTAACTGGTGGTACTACGGCGGTTTCACCGATCCCGCCCAGATGCACAACCTCGCATGGCGGACCGTCCTGATCGTGTGCCAGGACCGGGACCCGATAGCCATCGCGGATACGAACTTCATCTGGACGTTCGCCCACATTTCCTGGGTGGAGGACGTCCGCTACCATTTTTCCCAGAAGCACCCCGCGTACACCGGTATCCGGTCCGGCGAGGAATTTTACCCGGTGCTGTTCGACGCGCTTAAAAGCGCGGGGCTGGACAAGAAGACCATCGGTCTTGAGACGGGGGCGGAGATAGCCACCTACCTTTCCATCGACGAATACCAGATGATAAAGGAAAAGCTCCCCCAGGCAAAAATCGTGAACGCCGATCCGGTGATCTGGTCGCAGCGAATGATTAAAACCCCTTATGAGCAGGAGATAATACGCGAAGGATGCAGGCGGGCATGTGTGTGTGTCCGGGAGGCCTTCGAGACCATTCGACCGGGAGCGCTGGAAAAAGACGTACACCGGGCATTCTGGCGCAAGGCGCTGGAGCTCGATATGATCGAATCGCCGAACCATTCGACATGGCTCTGTTTTTCAAGCAACCCTAATGAGAGCCTGGGCGGCCATCGCTGGATCACACCGGCCGTCGACAGGGTGATAAAAACCGGGGACTGCGGCCACTCCGATTGCGGGCCTACCTACAAAATGTACGAAATGGATTTCCAGCGGGCGTTCTGCGTGGGCGAGCCGCCGGCGAAGACCCTGGAATATTACCGGATCGGCAAAGAGGCGTATTACGAAACCATAGACGCCATGAAACCGGGCGTGAGGATTGGCGAGTTATACGATATTTCCGTGAGGGCGCTCGAGAAGCGCGGATTTCCGCACGGCCATACCATCTCCTTCATCGGTCACGGCGAGGGTCTCGCCAACCACGAGCCCCCGTGGATCATGTCGGCGGAAAATACCATCGTGCAGCCGGGCATGGTGCTTGCGGTCGAGATCGGGTGCTTCGATCCGGATGGTGTGTTCTTCGGCGGGATGCTCGAGGATTTGTGGCTCATCACCGGCACCGGGAGCGAAAATCTTACAAGGCATTTCACCGACGAGCTTTATGTAGCCGAGGCACGCTAG
- a CDS encoding MFS transporter, with protein sequence MSHKNPRESGKVMETEKKSNQSGFTTGGMHAHYTLAVCFLLFVMYFVNWYMFGVVLEPMKMDLGLTDGQAGAIQTGFLLCVAAFSFPISFMVDRWSRRKAITVMAIFWSVFMFITGSGNSFLGVLAPRIMVGIGLAGFSGASAALVSAVYHQKLRGRVMGIFNASIPIGAVIGVMLGGYISANHGGWRVPFYVFAIPGIILSVFAYFMKDYKTIEHTDECGVRMGFFSTAKTLFKIRSLKWVFIGYGLQDVMAFTFVIWAPAFLMRSQGIPEDKAGMTVGIIGVMAIIGAPLGGILSDLWQKKNRRGRMLIPAITIPIGAVMMALAMTFELKGIGLVFGILYGVIAIMGVPALSSVTQDVVSPGLKAASWGMSVFCMYAIFGAWAPAFVGFISDSLGGGAAGLKIAIIAAASGGILAGICYLLGARHYPSDLDKVKDVVFQSEC encoded by the coding sequence ATGTCGCATAAAAATCCAAGAGAGAGTGGCAAGGTAATGGAAACAGAGAAAAAAAGCAATCAGTCGGGTTTCACGACGGGCGGCATGCATGCGCATTACACCCTGGCGGTGTGTTTCTTGCTGTTCGTAATGTATTTCGTAAACTGGTACATGTTCGGCGTGGTGCTTGAGCCCATGAAAATGGACCTGGGACTCACCGACGGACAAGCGGGCGCCATCCAGACTGGATTCCTGCTCTGCGTCGCGGCATTTTCCTTTCCGATTTCCTTCATGGTGGACCGCTGGAGCAGGCGAAAGGCGATAACGGTGATGGCGATATTCTGGAGCGTGTTCATGTTCATCACGGGCAGCGGAAACAGTTTTCTGGGTGTGCTTGCCCCGCGTATAATGGTGGGCATCGGACTTGCCGGTTTTTCCGGCGCGTCGGCGGCACTGGTAAGCGCGGTATATCATCAGAAGCTCCGGGGACGGGTCATGGGGATATTCAACGCATCCATCCCGATCGGGGCGGTCATCGGGGTCATGCTGGGCGGATATATTTCCGCGAACCACGGCGGCTGGAGAGTCCCCTTTTATGTGTTCGCGATACCCGGAATCATACTCTCTGTTTTCGCGTATTTCATGAAGGATTATAAGACCATCGAGCATACCGATGAATGCGGAGTGAGGATGGGTTTTTTCTCCACGGCGAAGACCCTCTTTAAAATCCGCTCGCTGAAATGGGTATTCATCGGGTACGGCCTGCAGGACGTCATGGCCTTCACTTTTGTCATCTGGGCCCCCGCTTTTCTCATGCGCTCGCAGGGCATACCCGAGGACAAAGCCGGAATGACCGTCGGCATAATCGGCGTTATGGCGATCATCGGTGCGCCCCTGGGAGGGATATTGTCCGACCTGTGGCAGAAGAAAAATCGGCGCGGCAGGATGCTTATACCGGCTATCACCATTCCTATCGGCGCGGTAATGATGGCGCTCGCCATGACCTTCGAGCTTAAGGGGATCGGCCTCGTTTTCGGGATATTGTATGGCGTCATCGCCATCATGGGCGTACCCGCGCTCAGCTCCGTGACCCAGGACGTGGTATCGCCGGGCCTAAAGGCCGCCTCGTGGGGCATGAGTGTCTTTTGCATGTACGCAATTTTCGGGGCCTGGGCGCCCGCGTTCGTAGGTTTCATATCGGACAGCCTGGGCGGGGGAGCGGCCGGCCTAAAAATAGCGATCATTGCGGCGGCATCGGGGGGAATTCTGGCGGGTATCTGCTATCTGCTGGGCGCGAGGCATTATCCCTCCGACCTGGATAAAGTGAAGGACGTCGTCTTCCAGTCGGAATGTTAG